The Legionella sp. MW5194 nucleotide sequence CTTGTGGTGGAACACATGTAAAATCAACCGCGGAAGTGGGCTATATTACGTTAAAATGGGCGAATGTGGGTAAAGGTAAAGAGCGAATTGAAATTTATCTGGTACAATAAATCAGCCTAAACGTAGAGTGTTGGATGTTAGCCAAAAAAGAAGTTTTTAATACCATAGGAATTACGTGTGAATGCACAAGAAATTACAGTCTTAAATGATTTAAAAAACGACATAAACCAATTGCTGGGATTTCATGAAGAAACACCAAGGATTAATTATGGTCCTTGTGGTGCGTTTGCCAAATTATTTTTTGATGCGTGGAATAGCCGATTTAAGGATAAAGTGCATATTGTTTTTGTGATGGTGACATCCCATGAAGAGTGCTGGCATATTGCATTACGTATGCCTTCAGGAGAACTTTACGATGGTGGAATTGGCCTTCATTGTGAAGAAGTTTATGGAGAAGGTTATTTATTTGAAGACATGATCGAATATGACCATGAACGTTTGGAAAAATGGTCTTATGGTCTTGAACGTGACTATCCACGATTTTGTCCTGACTTTAATAAAGAAGTGGTTAATTCATTGATTACTCATCATCTAGATCGATTGCAATCTCAAGGAATTTGACTTAATGCGTTATTTACCTCAAGAAGCAATTCAAAAATTAAGTAATGAGCATCAACCCGAACCGCGTGCTATTTTTTGGCTGGCTCTGTTTCTCGAGAGGAAGGAATGCAAGCTCAGATATTTGATGAGAATATCGCTATGAAACAAGAACACCAACTGATTTATGAGCTAGAGATTTCTCTTTTAAATCCGCAAACGAGAAAATCGATTACACAACTGAAGCTACTGATTGCTGATGAATTTATTGAGTATGGTGCTTCTGGTTTAATTTACAATAAGAACGACTTACTTGATTCTCTCCCTGAAGAAGAGCCACAGAGCTATATGGTTAATGATTTTTCAGTTTTAGAGGTGTCGTCCGAAGTCATGTTGGCAACTTATAGGGTCACTGTTGCCTCAAAAAGTTCTTTACGTTCTTCTCTCTGGCAATACAAACACAATCGTTGGCAAATGGTGTTTCATCAAGGCACGCCTTGCCAAGAGTAATAATTTATTTTTACAGGTATTATGATGATTACAATAGCCTATTTAAAACATCACTCAGATTGCATACCAGAGCTTGCTAAGATTTGGCATGAAGTATTAGGGCAAATTTGGGTTCCTGATGTGCCCACCTCACGTGTAGAAGAAAATTTACGAAATCATTTAAACATCGAACAGTTACCGCTCACTATCGTTGCCTTTGATGAAGATAAACCTGTTGGGATGTGCTCTTTACGCGTGAATGATGGAATCCGCCCTGAATTAACCCCATGGCTAGGCTCATTAGTGGTATCACCAAGCCATCAAAAACAAGGTATTGCAAGACAGCTTATTCATCGAGTAAAAGAAGAAGCCCAAGCATTAGGGTTTAAAAATCTTTATCTTTTTGCTTTTGATCCTACTCTTCCAGAATATTACAGTCGTCTTGGTTGGTGCATGATTGGCATGGATGAATTTAAAGGACATCCTGTAACAGTTATGGAGATAATGTTGTGAAGATTAGACAGTTGTTTGATACGGATTGGCATCTATGGAAAGAAATTCGTTTGGAAGCTTTGAATAATTCACCAGAAAATTTTGGCTCTTCTTATGAAGATGAAGTGCATATGTCCGATGCTGATTTTCAAAATGGATTAAGTAAAGGATATGTATTGGGCGCATTTGTTGACGATTTATTGGTGTCTTGTGCTGGATTCTATACACTTAACTCAATTAAAACAAAACACCGTGGTGTGCTTTGGAGTATGTATACTCGTCTTGAATACAGAGGGAAAGGTATTGCAACAGCATTAATTCAGACCCTGATCCAACATGCAAAAACCAGCGTTACTCAATTGCACCTAACCTGTGTAGTAAGTAATTTTGTGGCTCAAGCTTTTTATCAAAAGCAAGGATTTCGAATTTATGGTACCGAACCTAAAGCACTTAAAATTAATGATACCTTTTATGATGAATATTTGATGGTATTGGATTTCAATGAGGAACCCATGAAAAAACTGGATACTTATCAGAGCCTTTGTACTGAAGTATATGATTTAAGTAAACCTAATGCACCACAAGATGAATACTCATTCTATCGAAGCTATGCCGCAGAGGTTAAAGGCTTGATTTTAGAGCCTATGTGCGGCACAGGTCGATTTTTACTGCCTTTGGCTGCAGAAGGATTTGATGTTCATGGCTTTGATGCAAGTCAACCAATGCTAGAACGACTGCATGCAAAAGCGAAGAGCAAAAATCTTAAGCCAAAAGCCTGGCATGGTTTTATTGAAGATTTAAATCAATCCGCTAAATATTCTTTAATTTTTATACCCAGTGGTTCATTTGGTCTCATCACAGAAAAGGTGGATATCCAAAAAGCCTTAAAAACCATTTATGAACATATGGAAGATAAAGGACTTTTTGTATTTGAAGTAGAAACACGCTATGCGGTTCCTAAAGAATTAGGTATATGGAGAGGCACAAGATGGCCAAAAGAAGATGGCACAATCATCCTACTCAGCCAATTAGCTATGCTCGATGAGGAGATTT carries:
- a CDS encoding DUF4440 domain-containing protein, producing the protein MQAQIFDENIAMKQEHQLIYELEISLLNPQTRKSITQLKLLIADEFIEYGASGLIYNKNDLLDSLPEEEPQSYMVNDFSVLEVSSEVMLATYRVTVASKSSLRSSLWQYKHNRWQMVFHQGTPCQE
- a CDS encoding GNAT family N-acetyltransferase; its protein translation is MITIAYLKHHSDCIPELAKIWHEVLGQIWVPDVPTSRVEENLRNHLNIEQLPLTIVAFDEDKPVGMCSLRVNDGIRPELTPWLGSLVVSPSHQKQGIARQLIHRVKEEAQALGFKNLYLFAFDPTLPEYYSRLGWCMIGMDEFKGHPVTVMEIML
- a CDS encoding class I SAM-dependent methyltransferase, which encodes MKKLDTYQSLCTEVYDLSKPNAPQDEYSFYRSYAAEVKGLILEPMCGTGRFLLPLAAEGFDVHGFDASQPMLERLHAKAKSKNLKPKAWHGFIEDLNQSAKYSLIFIPSGSFGLITEKVDIQKALKTIYEHMEDKGLFVFEVETRYAVPKELGIWRGTRWPKEDGTIILLSQLAMLDEEICYSIGKYELIDNNRVIQTEVEEYKIRIYQDLSFLLNLLNEVGFSNVRTVKAFDRNASPNETDESIVFECRK